The following coding sequences are from one Lolium rigidum isolate FL_2022 chromosome 6, APGP_CSIRO_Lrig_0.1, whole genome shotgun sequence window:
- the LOC124662525 gene encoding uncharacterized protein LOC124662525 — MHALAPVSPHHNLAGRHLPWSTSGLNRSGGGMAASKGASRKSLVSRTLERCRSGLGGGGKVSAGTAPGCFSVYVGPERERFVVRADRANHPLFRRLLDDAEREYGYAAQGPLALPCSVDAFLDVLWHMDHDHDHDGGDNAVAPLSSPICGMQRGGSKSRSAGYRVLSPAKSSPASFFLSPKASPITTTGGKRR; from the coding sequence ATGCATGCATTAGCTCCCGTCTCTCCTCACCATAACCTGGCCGGCCGGCATCTACCTTGGTCAACCTCCGGGCTGAATaggagcggcggcggcatggCGGCGAGCAAGGGCGCGAGCAGGAAGAGCCTGGTGTCGAGGACGCTGGAGCGGTGCAGGTCCgggctgggcggcggcggcaaggtGTCGGCGGGGACGGCGCCGGGGTGCTTCTCGGTGTACGTGGGGCCGGAGCGGGAGCGGTTCGTGGTGCGCGCCGACCGCGCCAACCACCCGCTCTTCCGCCGCCTCCTCGACGACGCCGAGCGCGAGTACGGCTATGCGGCGCAGGGGCCCCTCGCGCTGCCCTGCTCCGTCGACGCCTTCCTCGACGTCCTCTGGCACatggaccacgaccacgaccacgacggcGGTGATAACGCGGTCGCGCCGTTGTCGTCGCCGATTTGCGGCATGCAGCGGGGCGGCAGCAAGAGCCGGTCGGCAGGGTACCGGGTGCTCAGCCCGGCCAAGTCGTcgccggcgtccttcttcttatcGCCCAAGGCTTCGCCGATCACCACGACGGGTGGCAAGAGAAGGTGA